One Dehalococcoidales bacterium genomic window, AGAGCACTATCAGGAGGGGGCTCAGCGGTCGGCCAGCAGTAGACTCGCTCCTGTCAGACTCTCCATTCATATCTTAACCCTCGTCTTCGTCTGTGGCCTCCTCGGCCTGCGAAGCCTTGGGCTGGCTTGCCATTATCCTGCCTGCAATCGTCTCCGGTGCAAGGGCCGCCAGGATAATATGCCCGCTGTCTGCGATGAGAACGGCCTTGGTTCTTCTACCGTTAGTCATGTCAATCAGCGTCCCCTTGCTCCGCCCCTCCTGTATCATCCGCTTGGTGGGCGCCGAGTTTGGCGAAGCTATAGCAACAACACGGTTCATCACCAGTATGTTGTTGAACCCAATATGGACGAGTTCAATGCTCATTACTATCACCTCAGAAGGCTTTGGTTTTCCCTTAATCCAATAACGGTGCCGACCCACAAGGTGGTGAGCCGCACACGTAATCTACTATATCAAAGAAACGCCTGGCGCTGGTAATATTATTGGAACGCGGGCAGAGTCCTCCACATATTAAACCTTTTAGTATTATCTAGGCAATAGCAAAAAGGCTTGAACATCAGAAATTTTCATGTTAAACTACTGCTGACCTGAAAAATTCCAAGGAGGTTTGCTGAAGTCAAGTATGCGTGAACGATTGCAGCCAATCCTCGAACCATACCGGGGACACCGCGAGTCCTTAATCCCCGTCCTACAGAAGACACAGGCAGAACTGGGCTATCTCCCTGAAGAAGCTATTTCAGAGATAGCCCGATTCTTGGGCATGTCCATCAGCGAGATATACGGGGTTGCCAGTTTCTACTCCCAGTTCCGTTTCGAACGACAGGGTGAGCACGCCGTGCGGGTGTGCCAGGGTACCGCCTGCCACGTTCGGGGAGGACGACGCATCATGGAGGCCGTCATGCAAGAGCTCGGGATAAAACCCGGAGGGACTACCGAGGATTATCGTTATAGTCTGGAGAAGGTAGCCTGCTTCGGGTCCTGTGCACTTGCCCCGGTCATGGTGATGGATGACACGGTATACGGAAGATTGACCACGGTCAAAGCCCGGCAGATACTGGCAGAACAATAAACGGCCTGACAACATGGCCGCAGCTATCCATTCGTATGGAGAAGCGGTGAGAGTATGACTTTTAACGAGTTGCGCCAGCAGGCGATAGCAGAGTGGAAAACACTACAGGAAAGTGATAAACCCCGAATCCTGGTCGGCATGGCTACCTGTGGACGCGCCGCCGGGGCCGGGGATACTATCAATACCATTAAGGAAGAACTGGCCCGGCGGCAAATAGATGCTACGCTAATCGAGGTCGGTTGCTTCGGTTTCTGCTACGCAGAACCACTGGTAGACATTATCAAGCCGGGTAAGCCCCGCATCTGTTATGGTAATGTCACCCCGGAAGTTGCCCTCCAACTTATCGAAGACTACCTCGTCAACGACAATCCACGCCCGGACCTGGCAATGGGTACTCTGGGCGAAGAGACGATTGAGGGTATCCCCAGGCTCATTGACCTTCCCATTCTCAAGCCGCAGGTACGCATATCGCTACGTAATTGCGGGTACATTGACCCCGATGACATCAAACAATACGTAGCCAACAATGGCTACAGCGGACTGGAGAAGGCACTGTCGATGACCCCCAAAGAGGTCATCGACGAGATTATGAAGTCCGGACTAAAGGGAAGAGGAGGAGCTGGGGCCTCCACCGGTTTCAAATGGGAACGCCTCTGGGAAGCCCCAGGCGATGAGAAATACCTTATCTGCAACGCTGACGAAGGCGACCCCGGGGCTTTCATGGACCGGTCACTCCTGGAGAGTGACCCGCATGCCGTACTGGAAGGCATACTCATCGGTGCCTATGCTACGGGGGCGAAAAATGGCTTCATCTACTGTCGAGCCGAGTATCCCCTGGCAATCCACAGGCTTGAAACGGCGATGAAACAGATGGAGGAATGCGGCCTCCTGGGAGATAACATCCTCGGTACTGACTTCAGCTTCCACCTGGAGATTAAAGAGGGAGCCGGCGCGTTCGTCTGCGGTGAGGAAACTGCCCTGATGATGTCCATCGAGGGCAAGCGCGGGATGCCCCGACCCCGACCACCCTTCCCCGCCCAGTCAGGCCTGTGGGGCAAACCAAGTAACATCAACAACGTCGAGACCTGGGCGAACGTCTCTGCAATCCTCCAGCGGGACGCGGAATGGTACGCACAGTATGGCACGGAGTCCAGCAAAGGCACCAAGACCCTTTCCCTGGCAGGTAAAGTGGTTAACACCGGCCTTATCGAGGTACCGATGGGTATTACCCTGGGTGATATCATCTACGGTATTGGTGGCGGTATCGTCGACAACAAGCGCTTCAAAGCAGTCTTGACCGGAGGTCCGTCCGGAGGCTGTCTCCCGGCAAGTTCGCTCGATATTCCAGTTGACTACGAGGCGCTCACCAAGGCTGGTACAATAATGGGTTCCGGGGGAATGGTGGTTGCCGATGAAGACACCTGCATGGTGGATATGGCCAGGTTCTTCCTGTCATTCACCCAGGATGAGTCCTGCGGTAAATGTATACCCTGCCGTATCGGTACCAGGCAGATGCTGGATATCCTGGAACGAATATCCCGGGGTAAGGGGCAGCCAAGTGATATCGACCTTCTGGATAAGCTATCCCGGATTATCAAGTCCACCGCTTTGTGTGGCCTGGGACAGACTGCACCCAATCCGGTGCTGACGACGATTCGCTATTTCCGTGAGGAATACGAGGACCACATCAATAAAAAACGATGTGAAGCCGGCGTTTGCCGGACACTGGTCAAGGCCCCGTGTGAGAACGCCTGTCCTGCGGGGATAGACGTACCGCGCTACATCAGGGCTATCAGCGAGGGCAAACCAGAGGTAGCCACGGCTGTTATACGGGAAAGAGTGCCATTCCCGGCGGTGCTTGGCTACGTCTGTGTACATTTCTGTGAGTCCAAGTGTCGCCGCGCCCAGCTTGATGACGCGATTGCGATAAGGCTATTAAAACGCTATGCTGCCGAACGGGACGACGGCGCATGGAAGAAGAATATCAAGAAAGCACCACCCACCGGGAAGAAAGTGGCGGTCATTGGCTCCGGTCCGGCCGGGCTGACGGCCGCTTACTACCTGGTAAAGCAGGGCCACGCCGCTACCGTATTCGAAGCGGCACCAAAACCGGGCGGTCTGCTGCGATACGGCATCCCCGAATACCGGCTACCCAACGAGATTGTGGATAAAGAGATAAGCGATATCGAAGAGGTCGGCGTTGAGATAAAGACCAATAGCCCGGTCGAGAGCCTGAAGACTGTCTTTAACCAGGGCTACGACGCTATTTTCCTGGCCACCGGGGCCAGCAGCAGCCGGAAGATGGGTATCCCCAACGAAGACGCCCAGGGAGTGATGCATGCCCTTAACTTCCTCGAGAAGATAAACGCCGGAGAGAAGGTTGATATCGGCAAGCGTGTGGCCGTTATCGGTGGTGGTAATGCCGCAATCGATGCCGCCAGGGTAGCCCTGCGCCTTGAGGCTGAGGAAGTTAACATCATCTACCGTCGTTCCCGTGACGAGCTACCGGCTCTGGCCGATGAAGTTGAGGAAGCCGAGCAGGAAGGAATCAAGCTCAATGTCCTGGCAACACCAAGCAGGGTAATCACTGAGAACGGCCGAATGACCGGCCTGGAATGTATCCGCATGGAACTCGGCTCACCGGATGCCTCGGGACGCCGGCGCCCGATACCAATAGAAGGCTCCGAGTTTACCGTAGATGTTGATAACGTTATTATCGCGGTTGGGCAAGAGGTAAATCGGTCAGACCTGCCGACTGAGCTTGAGTTTACCAGTTTCGGAACGCTGTCGGTAGACCAGGAAACCCTGCAGACTAATATAAACGGTGTTTTCGCCGGGGGTGATGTCGTTTCCGGTCCTGCCGATGTCATTTCCGCTATTACCACCGGCAGGGA contains:
- a CDS encoding DUF370 domain-containing protein is translated as MSIELVHIGFNNILVMNRVVAIASPNSAPTKRMIQEGRSKGTLIDMTNGRRTKAVLIADSGHIILAALAPETIAGRIMASQPKASQAEEATDEDEG
- the nuoE gene encoding NADH-quinone oxidoreductase subunit NuoE produces the protein MLKSSMRERLQPILEPYRGHRESLIPVLQKTQAELGYLPEEAISEIARFLGMSISEIYGVASFYSQFRFERQGEHAVRVCQGTACHVRGGRRIMEAVMQELGIKPGGTTEDYRYSLEKVACFGSCALAPVMVMDDTVYGRLTTVKARQILAEQ
- a CDS encoding NADH-ubiquinone oxidoreductase-F iron-sulfur binding region domain-containing protein, which gives rise to MTFNELRQQAIAEWKTLQESDKPRILVGMATCGRAAGAGDTINTIKEELARRQIDATLIEVGCFGFCYAEPLVDIIKPGKPRICYGNVTPEVALQLIEDYLVNDNPRPDLAMGTLGEETIEGIPRLIDLPILKPQVRISLRNCGYIDPDDIKQYVANNGYSGLEKALSMTPKEVIDEIMKSGLKGRGGAGASTGFKWERLWEAPGDEKYLICNADEGDPGAFMDRSLLESDPHAVLEGILIGAYATGAKNGFIYCRAEYPLAIHRLETAMKQMEECGLLGDNILGTDFSFHLEIKEGAGAFVCGEETALMMSIEGKRGMPRPRPPFPAQSGLWGKPSNINNVETWANVSAILQRDAEWYAQYGTESSKGTKTLSLAGKVVNTGLIEVPMGITLGDIIYGIGGGIVDNKRFKAVLTGGPSGGCLPASSLDIPVDYEALTKAGTIMGSGGMVVADEDTCMVDMARFFLSFTQDESCGKCIPCRIGTRQMLDILERISRGKGQPSDIDLLDKLSRIIKSTALCGLGQTAPNPVLTTIRYFREEYEDHINKKRCEAGVCRTLVKAPCENACPAGIDVPRYIRAISEGKPEVATAVIRERVPFPAVLGYVCVHFCESKCRRAQLDDAIAIRLLKRYAAERDDGAWKKNIKKAPPTGKKVAVIGSGPAGLTAAYYLVKQGHAATVFEAAPKPGGLLRYGIPEYRLPNEIVDKEISDIEEVGVEIKTNSPVESLKTVFNQGYDAIFLATGASSSRKMGIPNEDAQGVMHALNFLEKINAGEKVDIGKRVAVIGGGNAAIDAARVALRLEAEEVNIIYRRSRDELPALADEVEEAEQEGIKLNVLATPSRVITENGRMTGLECIRMELGSPDASGRRRPIPIEGSEFTVDVDNVIIAVGQEVNRSDLPTELEFTSFGTLSVDQETLQTNINGVFAGGDVVSGPADVISAITTGREAACSIDRFLGGDGDIDEVLAPPEGVPEPFNVEQAEGEKHRITMKMLGFEKRHKCFALVELGYENGEAVEEADRCLRCDLEEVD